One genomic region from Pseudomonas hormoni encodes:
- a CDS encoding histone deacetylase family protein, with protein sequence MPLPLIYHEDYSPEFPADHRFPMDKFRLLRDHLVDSGLTRDADLLRPELCPPEILALAHDAAYIERYMSGELSREDQRRLGLPWSEALARRTVRAVGGSLLAAEQALEHGLACHLAGGTHHAHYDYPAGFCIFNDLAVISRYLLESGRVNRVLIFDCDVHQGDGTARILHNTPDAVTVSLHCEKNFPARKAESDWDIPLPKGMGDADYLKVVDDALNYLLPLYQPDLVLYDAGVDVHKDDALGYLKLTDEGVAARDESVMRHCLGRDIPVVGVIGGGYSKDRKALARRHGILHHSAQRVWTSSGCH encoded by the coding sequence ATGCCGCTGCCACTGATCTACCACGAAGACTACAGCCCCGAGTTCCCGGCGGATCACCGCTTCCCGATGGACAAGTTTCGCCTGCTGCGCGACCACCTGGTGGACAGCGGCCTGACCCGGGACGCCGATTTGCTGCGTCCGGAACTCTGCCCGCCGGAGATTCTCGCCCTCGCCCATGACGCTGCTTATATCGAACGCTACATGAGCGGCGAGTTGTCCCGTGAAGACCAGCGGCGACTTGGTTTGCCGTGGAGTGAAGCACTGGCCCGGCGCACGGTACGGGCGGTCGGCGGATCGTTGCTGGCGGCTGAGCAGGCGCTGGAACATGGATTGGCCTGTCACCTCGCCGGCGGCACGCATCATGCGCATTACGACTACCCGGCGGGGTTCTGCATTTTCAATGACCTGGCGGTGATCAGCCGTTACCTGCTGGAAAGCGGTCGTGTGAATCGGGTGCTGATCTTCGATTGCGACGTGCATCAGGGCGACGGGACTGCACGGATCCTGCACAACACCCCGGACGCGGTGACCGTTTCCCTGCACTGCGAAAAGAACTTTCCCGCACGCAAGGCCGAAAGTGACTGGGACATCCCGTTGCCCAAAGGCATGGGCGATGCCGATTACCTGAAGGTGGTGGACGACGCGCTGAATTACTTGCTGCCGCTCTACCAACCGGACCTGGTGTTGTACGACGCCGGGGTCGATGTGCATAAGGATGACGCGCTCGGTTACCTGAAGCTGACAGACGAAGGCGTGGCCGCGCGGGATGAAAGCGTCATGCGCCATTGCCTCGGGCGGGATATTCCGGTGGTCGGGGTGATTGGAGGCGGTTACAGCAAGGACCGCAAGGCGTTGGCGCGACGCCATGGAATCCTCCATCACAGCGCACAGCGGGTCTGGACGTCATCAGGTTGTCATTGA
- a CDS encoding alpha/beta hydrolase yields MNKWLLVLLFTCASTQAAEHGVKEISPGRLLLKEGEMAVGISPAPAKIERVLIIIHGRLRNAETYRQSAERAAEQAGQSANTLVIAPQFLNETDVALHPVADTVLRWQGNDWMAGGVSIAPFALSSYAALDQIIARLGDRRQFPDVKDVVIAGHSGGAQVVQRYALLSHGQPELKAAGVHVRYVIANPSSYTYFDERRPVAFNHARCPDFNRWKYGLTDLPAYAEGQTPAQLEENYVQRDIVYLLGQQDIDPNHPALDKSCEAQAQGAYRLIRGRNFFDFLKRSHPKELNQQLIEVPGVGHNGDGMFTSPEGQKVLFGQ; encoded by the coding sequence ATGAATAAGTGGCTGTTGGTTCTGTTGTTCACCTGTGCAAGTACCCAGGCTGCCGAGCATGGGGTCAAGGAAATCAGCCCCGGACGGCTGTTGTTGAAAGAAGGTGAGATGGCGGTGGGCATTAGCCCGGCGCCAGCGAAAATCGAACGCGTGCTGATTATCATCCATGGACGGTTGCGCAATGCTGAAACTTACCGCCAGAGCGCCGAACGCGCGGCGGAGCAAGCCGGGCAAAGCGCAAACACGCTGGTGATTGCTCCGCAATTTCTCAATGAAACCGACGTGGCGCTCCATCCAGTGGCCGACACCGTGTTGCGCTGGCAGGGCAATGACTGGATGGCCGGCGGCGTATCCATCGCTCCGTTTGCGCTGAGTTCGTACGCGGCCCTCGACCAGATCATCGCCCGGCTCGGCGATCGTCGACAGTTTCCGGACGTAAAGGACGTCGTCATCGCCGGCCACTCCGGCGGCGCTCAGGTGGTTCAGCGCTATGCCTTGTTGAGTCACGGTCAACCGGAGCTCAAGGCCGCCGGCGTGCACGTGCGTTATGTCATCGCCAACCCGTCTTCCTACACGTATTTCGATGAGCGACGGCCGGTGGCTTTCAATCACGCCCGTTGCCCGGACTTCAATCGCTGGAAGTATGGTCTGACCGATCTGCCGGCTTATGCCGAAGGACAAACGCCCGCGCAGCTGGAGGAAAACTACGTCCAGCGTGACATCGTTTATCTACTGGGGCAGCAGGACATCGACCCGAATCACCCGGCGCTGGATAAAAGCTGTGAAGCGCAAGCCCAGGGTGCTTATCGGTTGATTCGCGGGCGCAATTTTTTTGATTTTTTAAAGCGCAGCCATCCGAAAGAGTTGAATCAGCAACTGATCGAAGTGCCCGGGGTTGGGCATAACGGGGATGGGATGTTTACGTCGCCAGAGGGGCAGAAGGTGCTGTTTGGTCAGTAA
- a CDS encoding GNAT family N-acetyltransferase, producing the protein MEPILELESARLLLRQWRDEDLPAFAAMCADPQVMRYFPAPLSRLDSASLIGRIRGHFAEHGFGLWALERKDTGTFIGFTGLGVIGFDAPFTPAIEIGWRLAREHWGLGYASEAAWTALRCGFDRLALKEVVSFTSEANLPSQKVMQAIGMQHDSVDDFEHPKLAADHPLRHHVLYRITREQWLQTLHG; encoded by the coding sequence ATGGAGCCGATACTGGAACTCGAGAGCGCGCGACTGCTGTTGCGGCAGTGGCGAGATGAGGATTTGCCGGCGTTTGCGGCGATGTGCGCCGATCCGCAAGTGATGCGCTATTTTCCGGCGCCCCTGAGTCGGCTGGACAGTGCTTCGCTGATCGGACGTATTCGTGGGCATTTTGCCGAGCATGGTTTCGGCCTATGGGCGCTGGAGCGCAAGGACACGGGCACCTTCATCGGTTTTACCGGGTTGGGAGTGATCGGTTTCGACGCGCCGTTTACGCCAGCCATCGAAATCGGTTGGCGTCTGGCCCGCGAGCATTGGGGCCTGGGCTATGCCAGTGAAGCGGCATGGACCGCTCTGCGCTGCGGGTTTGACCGGCTGGCGCTGAAAGAAGTGGTGTCCTTTACCAGTGAAGCCAATCTGCCTTCGCAGAAAGTCATGCAGGCGATCGGCATGCAGCATGATTCAGTCGATGACTTCGAGCACCCGAAGCTCGCGGCCGATCATCCCCTGCGGCACCATGTGTTGTACCGCATCACCCGTGAACAATGGCTGCAAACCTTGCATGGATAA
- a CDS encoding HAD family hydrolase: MSLAEVRHWVFDMDGTLTVAVHDFAAIRVALAIPAEDDILTHLATLPADEAAAKHAWLLEHERDLALGSKPAPGAVELVRELAGRGYRLGILTRNARELAHVTLEAIGLADCFAVEDVLGRDEAPPKPHPGGLLKLAEAWKVPASEMVMVGDYRFDLDCGRAAGARTVLVNLPDNPWPELTDWHAADCGVLREMLLA; the protein is encoded by the coding sequence ATGAGCCTGGCCGAGGTGCGGCACTGGGTGTTCGACATGGACGGCACCTTGACGGTGGCTGTGCATGATTTCGCGGCGATTCGCGTGGCATTGGCGATCCCGGCCGAAGACGACATTCTGACCCACCTCGCCACGCTGCCGGCCGATGAAGCCGCGGCCAAGCATGCGTGGTTGCTGGAGCATGAACGGGATCTGGCGCTGGGTTCGAAACCGGCGCCGGGTGCCGTCGAGTTGGTGCGTGAGTTGGCAGGGCGCGGTTATCGGCTGGGCATTCTCACGCGCAATGCGCGGGAACTGGCGCATGTGACGCTGGAGGCCATCGGCCTGGCGGACTGCTTCGCGGTGGAGGATGTGCTGGGGCGTGACGAAGCACCGCCCAAGCCGCATCCCGGTGGTTTGTTGAAACTGGCCGAGGCCTGGAAGGTGCCGGCGAGCGAGATGGTGATGGTCGGTGATTACCGGTTTGATCTGGATTGCGGTCGGGCGGCGGGCGCGCGGACGGTGTTGGTCAATCTGCCGGATAACCCGTGGCCGGAGTTGACCGATTGGCATGCGGCGGATTGTGGGGTGTTGCGGGAAATGTTGTTGGCTTGA
- a CDS encoding TIGR03862 family flavoprotein, translating to MTQTSTALPPHVAIIGGGPAGLMAAEVLSQAGIKVDLYDGMPSVGRKFLLAGVGGMNITHSEAYPAFLSRYAERAPQIAPLLRSFGAEALCQWIHDLGIETFVGSSGRVFPTDMKAAPLLRAWLKRLRDAGVVIHTRHRWLGWNENGGLLIGSPEGEKTIQPDATLLALGGGSWSRLGSDGAWMLPLEQRGVGLMPLQPSNCGFEVQAWSELMVSKFAGAPLKNIAIGLNDDVPRLGECVITATGIEGSLIYALSAPIREAINQHGSATIHLDLLPGRPVDKVQAALNKPRGSRSMSKHLHSQLGIDGVKAALLRELTRAECFADPALLAKAIKALPLTLVKTRPLDEAISSAGGVMFESMDERLMLKQLPGVFCAGEMLDWEAPTGGYLLTACFASGRAAGLGMVEWLRRKD from the coding sequence ATGACCCAAACCTCCACTGCCCTCCCCCCTCACGTCGCCATCATCGGCGGCGGCCCCGCCGGCCTGATGGCTGCCGAAGTGTTGAGCCAGGCCGGGATCAAGGTCGACCTGTACGACGGCATGCCGTCGGTGGGCAGGAAGTTTCTCCTCGCGGGGGTCGGCGGCATGAACATCACCCATTCCGAAGCCTATCCGGCTTTTCTCTCACGCTACGCCGAACGCGCACCGCAGATTGCACCGCTGCTGCGCTCATTTGGCGCCGAGGCGCTGTGCCAGTGGATTCATGATCTGGGCATCGAAACCTTCGTCGGCAGCTCCGGCCGGGTGTTTCCAACCGACATGAAAGCCGCACCGCTGTTGCGCGCCTGGCTCAAACGCTTGCGAGATGCCGGCGTAGTTATCCACACCCGCCACCGTTGGCTGGGCTGGAATGAAAACGGTGGATTGCTCATCGGAAGTCCCGAAGGTGAAAAAACCATTCAACCCGACGCCACCTTGCTGGCCCTCGGCGGCGGCAGCTGGTCGCGCCTCGGTTCGGACGGCGCGTGGATGTTGCCATTGGAGCAACGCGGCGTAGGACTTATGCCTTTGCAACCGAGCAATTGCGGCTTCGAGGTGCAGGCCTGGAGCGAATTGATGGTCAGCAAATTCGCCGGCGCACCGCTGAAAAACATCGCCATCGGGCTCAACGACGATGTTCCGCGGCTCGGGGAATGTGTGATTACGGCTACCGGGATTGAAGGCAGTCTGATCTACGCGTTGTCGGCGCCGATCCGTGAAGCCATCAATCAACACGGCTCGGCGACGATTCATCTGGACCTGCTGCCCGGCAGGCCTGTGGATAAAGTACAGGCTGCACTGAACAAACCGCGCGGTTCACGTTCCATGTCCAAGCATCTGCACAGTCAGCTCGGCATTGATGGGGTGAAAGCGGCGTTGCTGCGCGAACTGACGCGAGCAGAATGCTTCGCCGATCCGGCGTTGTTGGCCAAAGCGATCAAAGCGTTACCACTGACGCTGGTGAAAACCCGTCCACTGGATGAGGCCATCAGCAGCGCCGGTGGCGTGATGTTCGAGTCGATGGATGAACGTTTGATGCTCAAGCAACTGCCTGGTGTGTTCTGCGCGGGGGAAATGCTGGATTGGGAAGCGCCGACGGGGGGCTATTTGCTGACCGCGTGTTTCGCCAGTGGGCGGGCGGCGGGGTTAGGGATGGTGGAGTGGCTCAGGCGCAAGGATTGA
- the ypfJ gene encoding KPN_02809 family neutral zinc metallopeptidase: MLWKKGRRSDNVVDARGDDAGGGGGMRFGGGKGLSLTAIILIVGIGWITGQDPLQILGQLTGQMTEQSAPASTQTRKAPPANDEGAEFVRSILGDTEDTWGQIFQQAGRQYKNPTLVLFSNRVNSACGLATSATGPFYCPADQKVYLDMAFFQEMSQRFSAAGDFAQAYVIAHEVGHHVQTLLGVSAKIQTARQQGRQMEGDGGLLVRQELQADCLAGVWANNAQQRLNWLEPGDIEEALNAANAIGDDRLQQQGQGRVVPDSFTHGTSAQRVRWFKTGFAQGQVGQCDTFAAKTL, encoded by the coding sequence ATGCTATGGAAAAAAGGCCGACGCAGCGACAACGTGGTCGATGCCCGTGGTGATGATGCCGGCGGTGGCGGCGGGATGCGCTTTGGTGGCGGCAAGGGCCTGAGCCTGACGGCGATCATCCTGATTGTCGGGATCGGCTGGATCACCGGCCAGGACCCGTTGCAGATCCTCGGGCAGCTGACCGGTCAAATGACCGAGCAATCGGCACCGGCCTCGACGCAAACCCGCAAGGCACCGCCGGCCAATGATGAAGGGGCGGAATTCGTACGCTCGATCCTCGGCGACACCGAAGACACCTGGGGCCAGATTTTTCAGCAGGCCGGTCGGCAGTACAAGAACCCGACCCTGGTGCTGTTCAGCAACCGGGTGAACTCGGCGTGCGGTCTGGCGACTTCGGCGACCGGTCCGTTCTATTGCCCGGCGGACCAGAAGGTCTACCTGGACATGGCTTTCTTCCAGGAGATGTCGCAACGCTTTTCTGCCGCAGGTGATTTCGCTCAGGCCTACGTGATCGCTCACGAAGTCGGACACCATGTTCAGACCTTGCTCGGTGTCTCGGCGAAAATTCAGACCGCCCGCCAGCAAGGTCGGCAAATGGAAGGCGACGGCGGTTTGCTGGTGCGCCAGGAACTGCAGGCGGATTGCCTCGCCGGTGTATGGGCCAACAACGCGCAGCAGCGCCTGAACTGGCTGGAACCGGGCGACATCGAAGAGGCCTTGAATGCCGCCAACGCCATCGGCGACGACCGCTTGCAACAGCAAGGTCAGGGTCGCGTGGTGCCGGACTCGTTTACCCATGGCACGTCGGCGCAAAGGGTGCGCTGGTTCAAAACCGGATTTGCGCAGGGCCAGGTGGGCCAGTGCGATACCTTTGCGGCGAAAACCCTATAG
- a CDS encoding Lrp/AsnC family transcriptional regulator, with protein sequence MDKYDRMLLSALLENGRASYADLARKVNLSAPAVAERVAKLEASGVITGYQAKVDMAKLGLPIQCVIELRLNQHGNQKAYDDLIKIPQLTECHRVTGDPCVIMQAAVGSMPELEELINRIATFGFSKTSIVLSSAIEKRVPLGHIEGNGKV encoded by the coding sequence ATGGACAAATACGACCGCATGCTCCTCAGCGCCCTGCTGGAAAACGGTCGCGCGTCCTACGCCGACCTCGCACGCAAGGTCAACCTGTCCGCCCCGGCCGTGGCCGAGCGCGTGGCCAAACTCGAGGCCAGCGGGGTGATCACCGGTTACCAGGCGAAAGTCGACATGGCCAAGCTTGGGCTGCCGATCCAGTGCGTCATCGAGCTGCGCCTGAACCAGCACGGCAACCAGAAGGCCTACGACGACCTGATCAAAATCCCGCAACTGACCGAATGCCACCGGGTGACGGGTGATCCGTGCGTGATCATGCAAGCGGCGGTGGGCTCGATGCCGGAGCTGGAAGAATTGATTAACCGGATTGCCACGTTCGGCTTCAGCAAGACGTCGATTGTGTTGTCGAGCGCGATAGAGAAGCGCGTGCCGTTGGGGCACATCGAAGGCAATGGAAAAGTTTGA
- a CDS encoding DMT family transporter, whose translation MTVSTPLSGVNQPFKGILLIVVATFLFSSHDALSKYLSGFYPIVMVVWARYVVHTLLMAGIFLPQSGLRVLRTKRPWLQLLRALCLLGTSLFFTTGLQYIPLAEATAVNFLAPVLVTALSVPLLRERVTRGQWIAVICGFVGVLIIVHPGGDLFTPAVLLPLCSALFFCFYQLLTRKLSEIDSPTTSNFFAGLCNTLVMSALVPFFWQVPSVGHGLMMVALGACGMTAHLFLTQAFRHAAPALLAPFGYCQIVFAGLLGWLLFSHTPTLTTVIGIAVICCSGLAAAWQQSRK comes from the coding sequence ATGACCGTCAGCACTCCGCTCTCCGGCGTAAACCAACCCTTCAAAGGGATTTTGCTGATCGTCGTCGCGACCTTCCTGTTTTCCAGTCACGATGCCTTGTCGAAGTACCTCTCGGGGTTTTATCCGATCGTGATGGTGGTGTGGGCCCGCTACGTGGTTCACACCTTGTTGATGGCCGGGATTTTTCTGCCGCAGTCAGGGCTGCGCGTCCTACGCACTAAACGGCCGTGGCTGCAGTTGCTGAGGGCGTTGTGCCTGCTGGGCACCAGTCTGTTTTTTACCACCGGCTTGCAGTACATCCCGTTGGCCGAAGCCACGGCGGTCAACTTTCTTGCGCCGGTTCTGGTCACTGCATTGTCTGTGCCGCTGCTGCGTGAGCGCGTCACTCGTGGCCAATGGATCGCGGTGATTTGCGGATTTGTCGGTGTGTTGATCATCGTCCATCCCGGCGGCGATCTGTTTACGCCAGCGGTTCTGCTGCCGCTCTGCTCGGCGCTGTTTTTCTGCTTTTATCAATTACTCACCCGCAAGCTCAGTGAGATCGACAGCCCGACCACCAGTAACTTCTTTGCCGGCCTGTGCAACACCTTGGTGATGAGTGCGCTGGTACCGTTCTTCTGGCAAGTACCAAGCGTTGGGCATGGCTTGATGATGGTGGCGCTGGGGGCCTGCGGGATGACGGCGCATTTGTTTCTGACCCAGGCATTCCGCCACGCAGCCCCCGCGTTGCTGGCGCCGTTCGGCTACTGCCAGATTGTGTTTGCCGGTTTGTTGGGCTGGTTGCTGTTTTCTCACACGCCGACGTTGACCACGGTGATCGGGATCGCGGTGATTTGCTGCAGTGGGTTGGCAGCGGCGTGGCAACAGAGCCGTAAGTAG
- a CDS encoding IclR family transcriptional regulator, with product MAGSQIERVFNVLESLTRDPRGLPMQMLAEQLDIPKSATHRLLAELIRLGYVRQNPENQRYHLSTKLVAMGFRYLAGSGADIVQPVLDRLARETGELVRLGVIEGERQIWIAKSQGARSGLRYDPDMGRDAPLFYTASGHAWLACMSDAEALSLVERQGGDRPKDLGPNAPRSNIELLERLRLAREQGYAWVEESSAVGTSAIAAVVRHPTDGRVIGVLSIAGPSARMPGARLHELAPLLLKFTDELSAASLASEFFN from the coding sequence ATGGCCGGCAGTCAGATCGAACGTGTCTTCAATGTGCTCGAAAGCCTCACCCGTGATCCTCGCGGTCTGCCCATGCAGATGCTCGCGGAGCAACTGGACATCCCTAAAAGCGCCACCCACCGTTTGCTCGCGGAGCTGATTCGGCTGGGTTATGTGCGGCAGAATCCGGAGAATCAGCGGTATCACTTGTCAACCAAACTGGTGGCGATGGGTTTTCGTTACCTGGCGGGAAGCGGCGCCGATATCGTTCAGCCGGTGCTGGATCGTCTGGCCCGGGAAACCGGGGAACTGGTGCGTCTTGGGGTCATCGAAGGTGAGCGGCAGATCTGGATCGCCAAATCCCAGGGCGCCCGTTCGGGGTTGCGTTACGACCCGGACATGGGCCGGGACGCGCCGCTGTTTTATACGGCTTCGGGTCATGCGTGGCTGGCCTGCATGAGCGACGCCGAAGCCTTGTCGCTGGTGGAGCGCCAGGGGGGCGACCGGCCGAAAGACCTGGGACCGAACGCTCCGCGGTCCAACATTGAATTACTGGAGCGGCTGCGGCTGGCGCGGGAGCAGGGCTACGCCTGGGTCGAGGAAAGTTCGGCGGTGGGCACTTCAGCGATTGCGGCAGTGGTACGGCACCCCACCGATGGGCGAGTGATTGGCGTACTGAGCATTGCCGGTCCAAGCGCGCGGATGCCTGGGGCGCGACTTCATGAGTTGGCCCCGCTGTTGCTGAAATTTACCGACGAGTTGTCTGCAGCAAGCCTGGCGTCCGAGTTCTTCAATTAA
- the yedA gene encoding drug/metabolite exporter YedA: MPGLRRFPLPLIAAFFALYVIWGSTYLVIRIGVEYWPPLLLAGIRFVIAGTLMYGFLRWRGAPAPTWAQWKAAGIIGILLLACGNGGVSVAEHMGVASGVAALAVATVPLFTLLCGYFWGARNTRLEWAGIVLGLIGIAMLNLGSNLQSSPLGALLLIFAAAAWAFGSVWSKHLPLPQGAMASAVEMLVGGVVLLIGSAVSGEHLDAMPPIEGWAALAYLTFFGSIIAFNAYMYLLKNVRPAAATSYAYVNPAVAVLLGIVFVGETIGIEEALAMLVIISAVVLIGLPQWRRAPVKPAAVVQTESSVN; this comes from the coding sequence ATGCCTGGCCTGCGCCGTTTTCCCTTGCCGTTGATCGCTGCCTTTTTCGCCTTGTACGTGATTTGGGGCTCGACTTACCTGGTGATTCGTATCGGCGTGGAGTATTGGCCGCCCTTGCTGCTCGCGGGTATTCGCTTTGTCATCGCCGGGACTTTGATGTACGGGTTCCTGCGCTGGCGCGGGGCGCCGGCGCCGACCTGGGCGCAGTGGAAAGCGGCGGGGATCATCGGGATTTTGCTGTTGGCGTGCGGTAACGGCGGGGTGAGTGTGGCGGAGCACATGGGCGTCGCGTCCGGTGTTGCCGCGCTGGCGGTGGCGACGGTACCGCTGTTTACCTTGCTCTGCGGATATTTCTGGGGCGCGCGTAATACCCGTCTCGAATGGGCCGGGATTGTGCTCGGGCTGATCGGCATCGCCATGCTCAACCTCGGTTCCAACCTGCAGTCGAGCCCGCTGGGTGCCCTGTTGCTGATATTCGCGGCGGCGGCCTGGGCGTTTGGTTCGGTGTGGAGCAAACACTTGCCGTTGCCTCAGGGGGCGATGGCAAGTGCCGTGGAAATGCTGGTGGGTGGCGTGGTGCTGCTGATCGGCAGTGCGGTGAGCGGTGAACATCTGGACGCCATGCCGCCGATCGAAGGGTGGGCGGCGCTGGCCTATCTGACGTTCTTCGGTTCGATCATCGCCTTCAACGCCTACATGTACCTGTTGAAAAACGTACGTCCGGCGGCGGCCACCAGTTATGCCTACGTCAACCCGGCGGTGGCGGTGTTGCTGGGGATCGTGTTCGTCGGCGAAACCATCGGTATCGAAGAAGCGTTGGCCATGTTGGTGATCATCAGTGCCGTGGTGTTGATCGGTTTGCCGCAGTGGCGCCGGGCTCCGGTAAAGCCCGCTGCCGTGGTGCAGACAGAATCGAGCGTGAATTAG
- the tesB gene encoding acyl-CoA thioesterase II — protein MSQVLDDLVDLLTLEPIEENLFRGRSQDLGFRQLFGGQVIGQSLSAASQTVEAARHVHSMHGYFLRPGDSALPVVYQVDRVRDGGSFSTRRVTAIQKGNPIFTCSASFQYDEKGFEHQAEMPVVVGPENLPSELELTQQRAHLIPEHMREKLLCPKPIEFRPVTEKDPYNPQPSDPIKYVWFRADGALADTPALHKYLLAYASDFGLLTTSMQPHGKSVWQKDMQVASLDHALWFHADLRADDWLLYAMDSPWAGNSRGFSRGSVFNRAGQLVASVTQEGLIRHRKDWA, from the coding sequence ATGAGCCAAGTGTTGGATGATCTGGTCGACTTGCTGACCCTGGAACCGATCGAAGAAAACCTGTTCCGTGGCCGCAGTCAGGACCTGGGTTTTCGTCAGTTGTTCGGCGGTCAGGTGATCGGTCAGTCCCTGTCGGCGGCCAGTCAGACGGTCGAAGCCGCGCGCCATGTGCATTCGATGCACGGTTATTTCCTGCGTCCCGGCGATTCCGCGTTGCCCGTGGTGTATCAGGTGGACCGGGTGCGCGACGGCGGCAGTTTCAGCACGCGCCGGGTGACGGCCATCCAGAAGGGCAATCCGATCTTCACCTGCAGCGCCTCGTTCCAGTACGACGAAAAAGGCTTCGAACACCAGGCCGAGATGCCGGTGGTGGTCGGCCCGGAAAACCTGCCGTCGGAGCTGGAACTGACTCAGCAGCGCGCCCACCTGATTCCCGAGCACATGCGTGAAAAACTGCTGTGCCCGAAACCGATCGAATTCCGACCGGTCACCGAGAAAGATCCCTACAACCCGCAGCCGTCCGATCCGATCAAGTACGTCTGGTTTCGTGCAGACGGTGCCTTGGCCGATACTCCGGCGCTGCACAAATACCTGCTGGCCTACGCCTCGGATTTCGGTCTGCTGACCACGTCGATGCAGCCTCACGGCAAATCGGTCTGGCAGAAAGATATGCAAGTCGCCAGCCTCGATCACGCCCTGTGGTTCCACGCGGACCTGCGTGCCGATGACTGGTTGCTCTACGCAATGGACAGCCCGTGGGCCGGCAATTCCCGTGGGTTCAGCCGTGGCAGCGTGTTCAACCGCGCCGGGCAACTGGTGGCGTCGGTCACCCAGGAAGGCCTGATTCGTCACCGCAAGGATTGGGCATGA
- a CDS encoding DEAD/DEAH box helicase: MTFASLGLIEPLLRSLETLGYQTPTPVQAQAIPAVLAGRDLMAAAQTGTGKTAGFALPLLQLLAMEGPKVTANSVRALILVPTRELAEQVHEAVRQYAENLPLSTYAVYGGVSINPQMMKLRKGVDLLVATPGRLLDLFRQNALKFNQLQTLVLDEADRMLDLGFSEELGNIYRVLPKKRQTLLFSATFSDAIRLLAGQMLNDPLSIEVSPRNVAANTVKQWVVTVDKKRKPELFIHLLRKGKWKQVLVFAKTRNGVDALVEKLQGLGINADGIHGDKPQATRQRALDRFKASEVQILVATDVAARGLDIEDLPLVVNFDLPIVAEDYIHRIGRTGRAGATGQAISLVCADEVNLLSAIETLTRQTLPRQMEHDFEPEHRVPDTDASGQVVKKPKKPKKPKTSSGGKRNLGKWVESGDASAPEPSIKPVRKVPVFNTGPRKRKP; this comes from the coding sequence ATGACTTTCGCCTCCCTTGGCCTGATCGAACCCTTGCTGCGCTCTCTCGAGACGCTCGGCTACCAGACCCCGACGCCGGTTCAGGCGCAAGCCATTCCGGCGGTGCTGGCCGGTCGCGACCTGATGGCCGCCGCCCAGACCGGCACCGGCAAGACCGCCGGTTTCGCGCTGCCGCTGCTGCAATTGCTGGCCATGGAAGGGCCGAAAGTCACTGCCAACTCGGTGCGCGCGCTGATCCTGGTGCCAACCCGTGAACTGGCCGAACAGGTTCACGAAGCCGTGCGTCAGTACGCCGAGAACCTGCCGCTGAGCACGTACGCGGTGTACGGCGGCGTCAGCATCAACCCGCAAATGATGAAGCTGCGCAAAGGCGTCGACCTGTTGGTAGCGACGCCGGGCCGTTTGCTCGACCTGTTCCGCCAGAACGCGCTGAAGTTCAACCAGCTGCAAACCCTGGTGCTGGACGAAGCGGATCGCATGCTCGACCTCGGCTTTTCTGAAGAGCTGGGGAACATTTACCGCGTGCTGCCGAAGAAACGTCAGACACTGTTGTTCTCCGCGACCTTCTCCGATGCGATTCGCCTGCTGGCCGGGCAAATGCTCAACGATCCGCTGAGCATCGAAGTCAGCCCGCGCAACGTTGCGGCCAACACCGTGAAACAGTGGGTGGTGACGGTGGACAAGAAGCGCAAGCCGGAACTGTTCATCCACTTGCTGCGCAAGGGCAAGTGGAAGCAGGTGCTGGTGTTCGCCAAGACTCGCAATGGCGTGGACGCGCTGGTGGAGAAACTTCAGGGTCTGGGCATTAATGCCGACGGCATCCATGGTGACAAACCGCAGGCGACTCGTCAGCGTGCGCTGGACCGGTTCAAGGCCAGCGAAGTGCAGATCCTGGTCGCCACTGACGTCGCGGCCCGTGGTCTGGACATCGAAGATTTGCCGTTGGTGGTCAATTTCGACCTGCCGATCGTGGCAGAGGACTACATCCACCGGATCGGTCGTACTGGCCGTGCGGGTGCCACCGGGCAGGCTATTTCGCTGGTGTGCGCGGATGAAGTGAATCTGCTGTCGGCCATCGAGACGTTGACGCGTCAGACGTTACCTCGGCAGATGGAACATGACTTCGAGCCTGAGCACCGCGTGCCGGATACCGATGCCAGCGGTCAGGTGGTGAAGAAGCCGAAGAAACCGAAGAAGCCAAAGACGTCCAGTGGCGGTAAACGCAACTTGGGTAAATGGGTTGAGAGCGGGGATGCTTCGGCGCCGGAGCCTTCGATCAAGCCTGTGCGAAAAGTGCCGGTGTTTAATACTGGGCCGCGTAAGCGTAAGCCTTGA